Proteins encoded within one genomic window of Pieris rapae chromosome 1, ilPieRapa1.1, whole genome shotgun sequence:
- the LOC110994923 gene encoding septin-7 isoform X2 has product MDNMASNGQTKLTRCASSVGDSGIDKSKVGWTSPREIWRNLSLRRKVELQSKRELFFKSESVSSGGVSATGLPNATPPAPPLAPSSLKEALAKRSATLPEPQENNHVEANGTAKLISSASVDIKPNPPQMPAPPVPTSAPPAAPLRSTENIIKKPDHPPVAPKPELPKIEKPKTKELDGYVGFANLPNQVYRKAVKKGFEFTLMVVGETGLGKSTLINSLFLTDVYDKDKHPGPSLRVKKTVGVETSVVLLKENGVNLTLTIVDTPGFGDAVDNSNCWQPIIDFVESKYEEFLNAESRVTRQAAPPDTRVHCCLYFIAPSGHGLKPLDVEFMQRLGDKVNIIPVIAKADTMTPEECMEFKEQIMKEINQHKIKIYDFPESTGEEGEGDATKTLRNRVPFAVVGANTVIEQDGKRIRGRKYPWGIAEVENLEHCDFLALRNMVIRTHLQDLKDVTSSVHYENYRCRKLAGLSHDGKPHRINSNKNPLAQMEEEKREHDQKMKKMESEMEQVFESKVREKRAKLKESEAELARRHEATRRALEAQARELEDRQRALQAEQSAWERETGLSLDDLRRRSLEANSKETMDGKEKKDKKKKDWSFKNVTSGIAL; this is encoded by the exons TTACAAAGTAAACGCGAGCTGTTCTTCAAGTCTGAATCAGTAAGTAGCGGCGGGGTGAGCGCAACAGGGCTGCCAAACGCTACGCCGCCCGCTCCGCCGCTAGCGCCCTCTTCCCTTAAGGAGGCGCTCGCGAAACGCTCGGCGACTCTCCCGGAGCCTCAAGAGAACAACCACGTAGAGGCGAATGGTACAGCGAAGTTGATTAGTAGCGCATCAGTTGACATAAAACCCAACCCGCCACAGATGCCCGCTCCGCCGGTACCAACATCAGCTCCGCCTGCTGCGCCACTCAGGAGTACAGAGAATATAATTAAG aaGCCAGATCACCCACCTGTAGCCCCAAAACCAGAACTACCTAAAATAGAAAAACCCAAAACCAAAGAACTTGATGGTTACGTCGGCTTTGCAAATCTCCCAAACCAAGTATACAGGAAAGCTGTCAAAAAGGGTTTCGAATTCACTTTAATGGTTGTCG GTGAAACCGGTTTGGGAAAGTCTACATTAATAAACTCGTTGTTTCTGACCGATGTTTACGATAAGGACAAGCACCCTGGTCCATCGCTTCGGGTTAAGAAGACAGTTGGTGTTGAGACCAGTGTTGTACTGCTAAAGGAAAATGGCGTTAATCTAACATTGACGATCGTTGATACGCCAGGATTTGGGGACGCAGTGGATAATAGTAACtg CTGGCAACCGATCATCGACTTCGTGGAATCGAAATACGAAGAGTTTCTCAACGCGGAGTCGCGCGTGACCCGTCAAGCGGCGCCACCTGACACGCGAGTCCATTGCTGCCTCTACTTTATCGCGCCGAGCGGACATGGGTTGAAACCCCTCGATGTAGAGTTCATGCAGCGGCTCGGCGATAAAGTCAATATAATACCAGTTATTGCTAAAGCGGATACCATGACGCCAGAGGAGTGCATGGAATTTAAAGAGCAG ataatgaaagaaataaatcagCACAAGATCAAAATCTATGACTTTCCGGAGAGTACGGGTGAGGAGGGCGAAGGAGACGCAACTAAGACGCTTCGGAACAGAGTGCCTTTCGCGGTCGTCGGGGCCAACACGGTCATTGAACAGGATGGAAAACGTATTCGGGGCCGGAAGTACCCTTGGGGTATTGCGGAgg TTGAAAATCTCGAGCACTGCGATTTCTTGGCGCTACGGAACATGGTAATAAGGACGCATCTCCAGGACTTGAAAGACGTTACCAGCTCAGTCCACTATGAAAATTATAGATGTCGCAAGTTGGCTGGTCTTTCACACGACGGCAAACCGCACAGGATCAATTctaataa GAATCCGTTAGCTCAGATGGAGGAAGAAAAGAGGGAGCACGATCAGAAAATGAAGAAAATGGAAAGTGAAATGGAACAG gTGTTTGAGTCCAAAGTCCGCGAGAAGCGTGCAAAGCTGAAAGAGTCTGAGGCTGAATTGGCTAGACGACACGAAGCCACACGACGCGCCTTGGAGGCCCAAGCACGGGAGTTGGAAGACCGGCAGAGGGCCCTTCAAGCGGAACAATCTGCCTGGGAGAGGGAGACCGGCCTCTCGCTTGACGATCTGCGACGCCGATCGCTGGAGGCCAATAGCAAAGA AACAATGGACGGCAAGGAAAAGAAggataagaaaaagaaag ATTGGTCATTTAAGAATGTCACGAGCGGTATAGCACTGTAA
- the LOC110994923 gene encoding septin-7 isoform X7 gives MDSTDASDLLSLQSKRELFFKSESVSSGGVSATGLPNATPPAPPLAPSSLKEALAKRSATLPEPQENNHVEANGTAKLISSASVDIKPNPPQMPAPPVPTSAPPAAPLRSTENIIKKPDHPPVAPKPELPKIEKPKTKELDGYVGFANLPNQVYRKAVKKGFEFTLMVVGETGLGKSTLINSLFLTDVYDKDKHPGPSLRVKKTVGVETSVVLLKENGVNLTLTIVDTPGFGDAVDNSNCWQPIIDFVESKYEEFLNAESRVTRQAAPPDTRVHCCLYFIAPSGHGLKPLDVEFMQRLGDKVNIIPVIAKADTMTPEECMEFKEQIMKEINQHKIKIYDFPESTGEEGEGDATKTLRNRVPFAVVGANTVIEQDGKRIRGRKYPWGIAEVENLEHCDFLALRNMVIRTHLQDLKDVTSSVHYENYRCRKLAGLSHDGKPHRINSNKNPLAQMEEEKREHDQKMKKMESEMEQVFESKVREKRAKLKESEAELARRHEATRRALEAQARELEDRQRALQAEQSAWERETGLSLDDLRRRSLEANSKETMDGKEKKDKKKKDWSFKNVTSGIAL, from the exons TTACAAAGTAAACGCGAGCTGTTCTTCAAGTCTGAATCAGTAAGTAGCGGCGGGGTGAGCGCAACAGGGCTGCCAAACGCTACGCCGCCCGCTCCGCCGCTAGCGCCCTCTTCCCTTAAGGAGGCGCTCGCGAAACGCTCGGCGACTCTCCCGGAGCCTCAAGAGAACAACCACGTAGAGGCGAATGGTACAGCGAAGTTGATTAGTAGCGCATCAGTTGACATAAAACCCAACCCGCCACAGATGCCCGCTCCGCCGGTACCAACATCAGCTCCGCCTGCTGCGCCACTCAGGAGTACAGAGAATATAATTAAG aaGCCAGATCACCCACCTGTAGCCCCAAAACCAGAACTACCTAAAATAGAAAAACCCAAAACCAAAGAACTTGATGGTTACGTCGGCTTTGCAAATCTCCCAAACCAAGTATACAGGAAAGCTGTCAAAAAGGGTTTCGAATTCACTTTAATGGTTGTCG GTGAAACCGGTTTGGGAAAGTCTACATTAATAAACTCGTTGTTTCTGACCGATGTTTACGATAAGGACAAGCACCCTGGTCCATCGCTTCGGGTTAAGAAGACAGTTGGTGTTGAGACCAGTGTTGTACTGCTAAAGGAAAATGGCGTTAATCTAACATTGACGATCGTTGATACGCCAGGATTTGGGGACGCAGTGGATAATAGTAACtg CTGGCAACCGATCATCGACTTCGTGGAATCGAAATACGAAGAGTTTCTCAACGCGGAGTCGCGCGTGACCCGTCAAGCGGCGCCACCTGACACGCGAGTCCATTGCTGCCTCTACTTTATCGCGCCGAGCGGACATGGGTTGAAACCCCTCGATGTAGAGTTCATGCAGCGGCTCGGCGATAAAGTCAATATAATACCAGTTATTGCTAAAGCGGATACCATGACGCCAGAGGAGTGCATGGAATTTAAAGAGCAG ataatgaaagaaataaatcagCACAAGATCAAAATCTATGACTTTCCGGAGAGTACGGGTGAGGAGGGCGAAGGAGACGCAACTAAGACGCTTCGGAACAGAGTGCCTTTCGCGGTCGTCGGGGCCAACACGGTCATTGAACAGGATGGAAAACGTATTCGGGGCCGGAAGTACCCTTGGGGTATTGCGGAgg TTGAAAATCTCGAGCACTGCGATTTCTTGGCGCTACGGAACATGGTAATAAGGACGCATCTCCAGGACTTGAAAGACGTTACCAGCTCAGTCCACTATGAAAATTATAGATGTCGCAAGTTGGCTGGTCTTTCACACGACGGCAAACCGCACAGGATCAATTctaataa GAATCCGTTAGCTCAGATGGAGGAAGAAAAGAGGGAGCACGATCAGAAAATGAAGAAAATGGAAAGTGAAATGGAACAG gTGTTTGAGTCCAAAGTCCGCGAGAAGCGTGCAAAGCTGAAAGAGTCTGAGGCTGAATTGGCTAGACGACACGAAGCCACACGACGCGCCTTGGAGGCCCAAGCACGGGAGTTGGAAGACCGGCAGAGGGCCCTTCAAGCGGAACAATCTGCCTGGGAGAGGGAGACCGGCCTCTCGCTTGACGATCTGCGACGCCGATCGCTGGAGGCCAATAGCAAAGA AACAATGGACGGCAAGGAAAAGAAggataagaaaaagaaag ATTGGTCATTTAAGAATGTCACGAGCGGTATAGCACTGTAA
- the LOC110994923 gene encoding septin-7 isoform X6 codes for MCYYLLTVSICRDQLQSKRELFFKSESVSSGGVSATGLPNATPPAPPLAPSSLKEALAKRSATLPEPQENNHVEANGTAKLISSASVDIKPNPPQMPAPPVPTSAPPAAPLRSTENIIKKPDHPPVAPKPELPKIEKPKTKELDGYVGFANLPNQVYRKAVKKGFEFTLMVVGETGLGKSTLINSLFLTDVYDKDKHPGPSLRVKKTVGVETSVVLLKENGVNLTLTIVDTPGFGDAVDNSNCWQPIIDFVESKYEEFLNAESRVTRQAAPPDTRVHCCLYFIAPSGHGLKPLDVEFMQRLGDKVNIIPVIAKADTMTPEECMEFKEQIMKEINQHKIKIYDFPESTGEEGEGDATKTLRNRVPFAVVGANTVIEQDGKRIRGRKYPWGIAEVENLEHCDFLALRNMVIRTHLQDLKDVTSSVHYENYRCRKLAGLSHDGKPHRINSNKNPLAQMEEEKREHDQKMKKMESEMEQVFESKVREKRAKLKESEAELARRHEATRRALEAQARELEDRQRALQAEQSAWERETGLSLDDLRRRSLEANSKETMDGKEKKDKKKKDWSFKNVTSGIAL; via the exons TTACAAAGTAAACGCGAGCTGTTCTTCAAGTCTGAATCAGTAAGTAGCGGCGGGGTGAGCGCAACAGGGCTGCCAAACGCTACGCCGCCCGCTCCGCCGCTAGCGCCCTCTTCCCTTAAGGAGGCGCTCGCGAAACGCTCGGCGACTCTCCCGGAGCCTCAAGAGAACAACCACGTAGAGGCGAATGGTACAGCGAAGTTGATTAGTAGCGCATCAGTTGACATAAAACCCAACCCGCCACAGATGCCCGCTCCGCCGGTACCAACATCAGCTCCGCCTGCTGCGCCACTCAGGAGTACAGAGAATATAATTAAG aaGCCAGATCACCCACCTGTAGCCCCAAAACCAGAACTACCTAAAATAGAAAAACCCAAAACCAAAGAACTTGATGGTTACGTCGGCTTTGCAAATCTCCCAAACCAAGTATACAGGAAAGCTGTCAAAAAGGGTTTCGAATTCACTTTAATGGTTGTCG GTGAAACCGGTTTGGGAAAGTCTACATTAATAAACTCGTTGTTTCTGACCGATGTTTACGATAAGGACAAGCACCCTGGTCCATCGCTTCGGGTTAAGAAGACAGTTGGTGTTGAGACCAGTGTTGTACTGCTAAAGGAAAATGGCGTTAATCTAACATTGACGATCGTTGATACGCCAGGATTTGGGGACGCAGTGGATAATAGTAACtg CTGGCAACCGATCATCGACTTCGTGGAATCGAAATACGAAGAGTTTCTCAACGCGGAGTCGCGCGTGACCCGTCAAGCGGCGCCACCTGACACGCGAGTCCATTGCTGCCTCTACTTTATCGCGCCGAGCGGACATGGGTTGAAACCCCTCGATGTAGAGTTCATGCAGCGGCTCGGCGATAAAGTCAATATAATACCAGTTATTGCTAAAGCGGATACCATGACGCCAGAGGAGTGCATGGAATTTAAAGAGCAG ataatgaaagaaataaatcagCACAAGATCAAAATCTATGACTTTCCGGAGAGTACGGGTGAGGAGGGCGAAGGAGACGCAACTAAGACGCTTCGGAACAGAGTGCCTTTCGCGGTCGTCGGGGCCAACACGGTCATTGAACAGGATGGAAAACGTATTCGGGGCCGGAAGTACCCTTGGGGTATTGCGGAgg TTGAAAATCTCGAGCACTGCGATTTCTTGGCGCTACGGAACATGGTAATAAGGACGCATCTCCAGGACTTGAAAGACGTTACCAGCTCAGTCCACTATGAAAATTATAGATGTCGCAAGTTGGCTGGTCTTTCACACGACGGCAAACCGCACAGGATCAATTctaataa GAATCCGTTAGCTCAGATGGAGGAAGAAAAGAGGGAGCACGATCAGAAAATGAAGAAAATGGAAAGTGAAATGGAACAG gTGTTTGAGTCCAAAGTCCGCGAGAAGCGTGCAAAGCTGAAAGAGTCTGAGGCTGAATTGGCTAGACGACACGAAGCCACACGACGCGCCTTGGAGGCCCAAGCACGGGAGTTGGAAGACCGGCAGAGGGCCCTTCAAGCGGAACAATCTGCCTGGGAGAGGGAGACCGGCCTCTCGCTTGACGATCTGCGACGCCGATCGCTGGAGGCCAATAGCAAAGA AACAATGGACGGCAAGGAAAAGAAggataagaaaaagaaag ATTGGTCATTTAAGAATGTCACGAGCGGTATAGCACTGTAA
- the LOC110994923 gene encoding septin-7 isoform X8, which produces MQRSALQSKRELFFKSESVSSGGVSATGLPNATPPAPPLAPSSLKEALAKRSATLPEPQENNHVEANGTAKLISSASVDIKPNPPQMPAPPVPTSAPPAAPLRSTENIIKKPDHPPVAPKPELPKIEKPKTKELDGYVGFANLPNQVYRKAVKKGFEFTLMVVGETGLGKSTLINSLFLTDVYDKDKHPGPSLRVKKTVGVETSVVLLKENGVNLTLTIVDTPGFGDAVDNSNCWQPIIDFVESKYEEFLNAESRVTRQAAPPDTRVHCCLYFIAPSGHGLKPLDVEFMQRLGDKVNIIPVIAKADTMTPEECMEFKEQIMKEINQHKIKIYDFPESTGEEGEGDATKTLRNRVPFAVVGANTVIEQDGKRIRGRKYPWGIAEVENLEHCDFLALRNMVIRTHLQDLKDVTSSVHYENYRCRKLAGLSHDGKPHRINSNKNPLAQMEEEKREHDQKMKKMESEMEQVFESKVREKRAKLKESEAELARRHEATRRALEAQARELEDRQRALQAEQSAWERETGLSLDDLRRRSLEANSKETMDGKEKKDKKKKDWSFKNVTSGIAL; this is translated from the exons TTACAAAGTAAACGCGAGCTGTTCTTCAAGTCTGAATCAGTAAGTAGCGGCGGGGTGAGCGCAACAGGGCTGCCAAACGCTACGCCGCCCGCTCCGCCGCTAGCGCCCTCTTCCCTTAAGGAGGCGCTCGCGAAACGCTCGGCGACTCTCCCGGAGCCTCAAGAGAACAACCACGTAGAGGCGAATGGTACAGCGAAGTTGATTAGTAGCGCATCAGTTGACATAAAACCCAACCCGCCACAGATGCCCGCTCCGCCGGTACCAACATCAGCTCCGCCTGCTGCGCCACTCAGGAGTACAGAGAATATAATTAAG aaGCCAGATCACCCACCTGTAGCCCCAAAACCAGAACTACCTAAAATAGAAAAACCCAAAACCAAAGAACTTGATGGTTACGTCGGCTTTGCAAATCTCCCAAACCAAGTATACAGGAAAGCTGTCAAAAAGGGTTTCGAATTCACTTTAATGGTTGTCG GTGAAACCGGTTTGGGAAAGTCTACATTAATAAACTCGTTGTTTCTGACCGATGTTTACGATAAGGACAAGCACCCTGGTCCATCGCTTCGGGTTAAGAAGACAGTTGGTGTTGAGACCAGTGTTGTACTGCTAAAGGAAAATGGCGTTAATCTAACATTGACGATCGTTGATACGCCAGGATTTGGGGACGCAGTGGATAATAGTAACtg CTGGCAACCGATCATCGACTTCGTGGAATCGAAATACGAAGAGTTTCTCAACGCGGAGTCGCGCGTGACCCGTCAAGCGGCGCCACCTGACACGCGAGTCCATTGCTGCCTCTACTTTATCGCGCCGAGCGGACATGGGTTGAAACCCCTCGATGTAGAGTTCATGCAGCGGCTCGGCGATAAAGTCAATATAATACCAGTTATTGCTAAAGCGGATACCATGACGCCAGAGGAGTGCATGGAATTTAAAGAGCAG ataatgaaagaaataaatcagCACAAGATCAAAATCTATGACTTTCCGGAGAGTACGGGTGAGGAGGGCGAAGGAGACGCAACTAAGACGCTTCGGAACAGAGTGCCTTTCGCGGTCGTCGGGGCCAACACGGTCATTGAACAGGATGGAAAACGTATTCGGGGCCGGAAGTACCCTTGGGGTATTGCGGAgg TTGAAAATCTCGAGCACTGCGATTTCTTGGCGCTACGGAACATGGTAATAAGGACGCATCTCCAGGACTTGAAAGACGTTACCAGCTCAGTCCACTATGAAAATTATAGATGTCGCAAGTTGGCTGGTCTTTCACACGACGGCAAACCGCACAGGATCAATTctaataa GAATCCGTTAGCTCAGATGGAGGAAGAAAAGAGGGAGCACGATCAGAAAATGAAGAAAATGGAAAGTGAAATGGAACAG gTGTTTGAGTCCAAAGTCCGCGAGAAGCGTGCAAAGCTGAAAGAGTCTGAGGCTGAATTGGCTAGACGACACGAAGCCACACGACGCGCCTTGGAGGCCCAAGCACGGGAGTTGGAAGACCGGCAGAGGGCCCTTCAAGCGGAACAATCTGCCTGGGAGAGGGAGACCGGCCTCTCGCTTGACGATCTGCGACGCCGATCGCTGGAGGCCAATAGCAAAGA AACAATGGACGGCAAGGAAAAGAAggataagaaaaagaaag ATTGGTCATTTAAGAATGTCACGAGCGGTATAGCACTGTAA
- the LOC110994923 gene encoding septin-7 isoform X5, with amino-acid sequence MYLNKLFNMVRKKNHNPEHDINTLQSKRELFFKSESVSSGGVSATGLPNATPPAPPLAPSSLKEALAKRSATLPEPQENNHVEANGTAKLISSASVDIKPNPPQMPAPPVPTSAPPAAPLRSTENIIKKPDHPPVAPKPELPKIEKPKTKELDGYVGFANLPNQVYRKAVKKGFEFTLMVVGETGLGKSTLINSLFLTDVYDKDKHPGPSLRVKKTVGVETSVVLLKENGVNLTLTIVDTPGFGDAVDNSNCWQPIIDFVESKYEEFLNAESRVTRQAAPPDTRVHCCLYFIAPSGHGLKPLDVEFMQRLGDKVNIIPVIAKADTMTPEECMEFKEQIMKEINQHKIKIYDFPESTGEEGEGDATKTLRNRVPFAVVGANTVIEQDGKRIRGRKYPWGIAEVENLEHCDFLALRNMVIRTHLQDLKDVTSSVHYENYRCRKLAGLSHDGKPHRINSNKNPLAQMEEEKREHDQKMKKMESEMEQVFESKVREKRAKLKESEAELARRHEATRRALEAQARELEDRQRALQAEQSAWERETGLSLDDLRRRSLEANSKETMDGKEKKDKKKKDWSFKNVTSGIAL; translated from the exons atgtatttaaataagttgttTAATATGGTAAGGAAGAAAAATCACAACCCTGAGCATGATATTAATACT TTACAAAGTAAACGCGAGCTGTTCTTCAAGTCTGAATCAGTAAGTAGCGGCGGGGTGAGCGCAACAGGGCTGCCAAACGCTACGCCGCCCGCTCCGCCGCTAGCGCCCTCTTCCCTTAAGGAGGCGCTCGCGAAACGCTCGGCGACTCTCCCGGAGCCTCAAGAGAACAACCACGTAGAGGCGAATGGTACAGCGAAGTTGATTAGTAGCGCATCAGTTGACATAAAACCCAACCCGCCACAGATGCCCGCTCCGCCGGTACCAACATCAGCTCCGCCTGCTGCGCCACTCAGGAGTACAGAGAATATAATTAAG aaGCCAGATCACCCACCTGTAGCCCCAAAACCAGAACTACCTAAAATAGAAAAACCCAAAACCAAAGAACTTGATGGTTACGTCGGCTTTGCAAATCTCCCAAACCAAGTATACAGGAAAGCTGTCAAAAAGGGTTTCGAATTCACTTTAATGGTTGTCG GTGAAACCGGTTTGGGAAAGTCTACATTAATAAACTCGTTGTTTCTGACCGATGTTTACGATAAGGACAAGCACCCTGGTCCATCGCTTCGGGTTAAGAAGACAGTTGGTGTTGAGACCAGTGTTGTACTGCTAAAGGAAAATGGCGTTAATCTAACATTGACGATCGTTGATACGCCAGGATTTGGGGACGCAGTGGATAATAGTAACtg CTGGCAACCGATCATCGACTTCGTGGAATCGAAATACGAAGAGTTTCTCAACGCGGAGTCGCGCGTGACCCGTCAAGCGGCGCCACCTGACACGCGAGTCCATTGCTGCCTCTACTTTATCGCGCCGAGCGGACATGGGTTGAAACCCCTCGATGTAGAGTTCATGCAGCGGCTCGGCGATAAAGTCAATATAATACCAGTTATTGCTAAAGCGGATACCATGACGCCAGAGGAGTGCATGGAATTTAAAGAGCAG ataatgaaagaaataaatcagCACAAGATCAAAATCTATGACTTTCCGGAGAGTACGGGTGAGGAGGGCGAAGGAGACGCAACTAAGACGCTTCGGAACAGAGTGCCTTTCGCGGTCGTCGGGGCCAACACGGTCATTGAACAGGATGGAAAACGTATTCGGGGCCGGAAGTACCCTTGGGGTATTGCGGAgg TTGAAAATCTCGAGCACTGCGATTTCTTGGCGCTACGGAACATGGTAATAAGGACGCATCTCCAGGACTTGAAAGACGTTACCAGCTCAGTCCACTATGAAAATTATAGATGTCGCAAGTTGGCTGGTCTTTCACACGACGGCAAACCGCACAGGATCAATTctaataa GAATCCGTTAGCTCAGATGGAGGAAGAAAAGAGGGAGCACGATCAGAAAATGAAGAAAATGGAAAGTGAAATGGAACAG gTGTTTGAGTCCAAAGTCCGCGAGAAGCGTGCAAAGCTGAAAGAGTCTGAGGCTGAATTGGCTAGACGACACGAAGCCACACGACGCGCCTTGGAGGCCCAAGCACGGGAGTTGGAAGACCGGCAGAGGGCCCTTCAAGCGGAACAATCTGCCTGGGAGAGGGAGACCGGCCTCTCGCTTGACGATCTGCGACGCCGATCGCTGGAGGCCAATAGCAAAGA AACAATGGACGGCAAGGAAAAGAAggataagaaaaagaaag ATTGGTCATTTAAGAATGTCACGAGCGGTATAGCACTGTAA
- the LOC110994923 gene encoding septin-7 isoform X4 has protein sequence MCYYLLTVSICRDQIFYDIAILALQSKRELFFKSESVSSGGVSATGLPNATPPAPPLAPSSLKEALAKRSATLPEPQENNHVEANGTAKLISSASVDIKPNPPQMPAPPVPTSAPPAAPLRSTENIIKKPDHPPVAPKPELPKIEKPKTKELDGYVGFANLPNQVYRKAVKKGFEFTLMVVGETGLGKSTLINSLFLTDVYDKDKHPGPSLRVKKTVGVETSVVLLKENGVNLTLTIVDTPGFGDAVDNSNCWQPIIDFVESKYEEFLNAESRVTRQAAPPDTRVHCCLYFIAPSGHGLKPLDVEFMQRLGDKVNIIPVIAKADTMTPEECMEFKEQIMKEINQHKIKIYDFPESTGEEGEGDATKTLRNRVPFAVVGANTVIEQDGKRIRGRKYPWGIAEVENLEHCDFLALRNMVIRTHLQDLKDVTSSVHYENYRCRKLAGLSHDGKPHRINSNKNPLAQMEEEKREHDQKMKKMESEMEQVFESKVREKRAKLKESEAELARRHEATRRALEAQARELEDRQRALQAEQSAWERETGLSLDDLRRRSLEANSKETMDGKEKKDKKKKDWSFKNVTSGIAL, from the exons TTACAAAGTAAACGCGAGCTGTTCTTCAAGTCTGAATCAGTAAGTAGCGGCGGGGTGAGCGCAACAGGGCTGCCAAACGCTACGCCGCCCGCTCCGCCGCTAGCGCCCTCTTCCCTTAAGGAGGCGCTCGCGAAACGCTCGGCGACTCTCCCGGAGCCTCAAGAGAACAACCACGTAGAGGCGAATGGTACAGCGAAGTTGATTAGTAGCGCATCAGTTGACATAAAACCCAACCCGCCACAGATGCCCGCTCCGCCGGTACCAACATCAGCTCCGCCTGCTGCGCCACTCAGGAGTACAGAGAATATAATTAAG aaGCCAGATCACCCACCTGTAGCCCCAAAACCAGAACTACCTAAAATAGAAAAACCCAAAACCAAAGAACTTGATGGTTACGTCGGCTTTGCAAATCTCCCAAACCAAGTATACAGGAAAGCTGTCAAAAAGGGTTTCGAATTCACTTTAATGGTTGTCG GTGAAACCGGTTTGGGAAAGTCTACATTAATAAACTCGTTGTTTCTGACCGATGTTTACGATAAGGACAAGCACCCTGGTCCATCGCTTCGGGTTAAGAAGACAGTTGGTGTTGAGACCAGTGTTGTACTGCTAAAGGAAAATGGCGTTAATCTAACATTGACGATCGTTGATACGCCAGGATTTGGGGACGCAGTGGATAATAGTAACtg CTGGCAACCGATCATCGACTTCGTGGAATCGAAATACGAAGAGTTTCTCAACGCGGAGTCGCGCGTGACCCGTCAAGCGGCGCCACCTGACACGCGAGTCCATTGCTGCCTCTACTTTATCGCGCCGAGCGGACATGGGTTGAAACCCCTCGATGTAGAGTTCATGCAGCGGCTCGGCGATAAAGTCAATATAATACCAGTTATTGCTAAAGCGGATACCATGACGCCAGAGGAGTGCATGGAATTTAAAGAGCAG ataatgaaagaaataaatcagCACAAGATCAAAATCTATGACTTTCCGGAGAGTACGGGTGAGGAGGGCGAAGGAGACGCAACTAAGACGCTTCGGAACAGAGTGCCTTTCGCGGTCGTCGGGGCCAACACGGTCATTGAACAGGATGGAAAACGTATTCGGGGCCGGAAGTACCCTTGGGGTATTGCGGAgg TTGAAAATCTCGAGCACTGCGATTTCTTGGCGCTACGGAACATGGTAATAAGGACGCATCTCCAGGACTTGAAAGACGTTACCAGCTCAGTCCACTATGAAAATTATAGATGTCGCAAGTTGGCTGGTCTTTCACACGACGGCAAACCGCACAGGATCAATTctaataa GAATCCGTTAGCTCAGATGGAGGAAGAAAAGAGGGAGCACGATCAGAAAATGAAGAAAATGGAAAGTGAAATGGAACAG gTGTTTGAGTCCAAAGTCCGCGAGAAGCGTGCAAAGCTGAAAGAGTCTGAGGCTGAATTGGCTAGACGACACGAAGCCACACGACGCGCCTTGGAGGCCCAAGCACGGGAGTTGGAAGACCGGCAGAGGGCCCTTCAAGCGGAACAATCTGCCTGGGAGAGGGAGACCGGCCTCTCGCTTGACGATCTGCGACGCCGATCGCTGGAGGCCAATAGCAAAGA AACAATGGACGGCAAGGAAAAGAAggataagaaaaagaaag ATTGGTCATTTAAGAATGTCACGAGCGGTATAGCACTGTAA